A genomic segment from Candidatus Eisenbacteria bacterium encodes:
- a CDS encoding bifunctional 3,4-dihydroxy-2-butanone-4-phosphate synthase/GTP cyclohydrolase II yields MFASIPEAVETIRRGGMVIVVDDEARENEGDLIMAAEKVTPEAINFFSKEARGLICVPLTEKRCEELHLEPMVNRNTAKHGTRFSVSVDALHGTTTGISAFDRARTVEILVDPASRPEDLARPGHIFPLTAADGGVLRRAGHTEAAVDLPRLAGLSPAGILCEILAPDGTMARVPDLAEMARRHRLPLVTIADLIEYRLGLDSLVEEVESTILPTANGSFQLHLFEDQVNFQTHPALVLGDVDGDEPVLVRVHSECLTGDVFGSLRCDCGEQMRAALARIGREGRGVFLYMRQEGRGIGLKEKVRAYHLQDKGFDTVEANEKLGFPPDLRNYGFGAQILRRLGVRKIRLLTNNPRKIVGLQAYGLEVVERLPIEIEPNDLNRRYLQAKKTKLGHLLDSAGEAGAKSASPG; encoded by the coding sequence ATCTTCGCCTCGATCCCCGAGGCGGTCGAGACGATCCGGCGCGGCGGGATGGTGATCGTCGTCGACGACGAGGCCCGGGAGAACGAGGGGGATCTCATCATGGCGGCGGAGAAGGTGACGCCTGAGGCGATCAACTTCTTCTCGAAGGAGGCGCGCGGCCTCATCTGCGTCCCCCTCACGGAGAAGCGGTGCGAGGAGCTCCATCTCGAACCGATGGTGAACCGGAACACGGCCAAGCACGGGACGCGGTTTTCGGTCTCCGTGGACGCGCTCCACGGAACGACGACCGGAATCTCCGCGTTCGACCGGGCGCGGACGGTGGAGATTCTCGTCGATCCCGCGAGCCGTCCGGAGGACCTCGCGAGGCCGGGGCACATCTTTCCTCTCACCGCGGCGGACGGGGGCGTTCTTCGACGGGCCGGGCACACGGAGGCGGCGGTCGATCTCCCGCGCCTCGCCGGCCTCTCGCCCGCGGGGATTCTCTGCGAGATCCTCGCCCCGGACGGAACGATGGCGCGCGTCCCCGATCTCGCTGAGATGGCGCGCCGCCACCGTCTCCCGCTCGTCACGATCGCCGACCTCATCGAGTACCGCCTGGGGCTGGATTCGCTCGTCGAGGAGGTCGAGAGCACCATCCTTCCGACGGCGAACGGGTCCTTTCAGCTGCATTTGTTCGAAGATCAAGTGAACTTCCAGACGCATCCGGCCCTTGTGCTCGGCGACGTCGACGGAGACGAGCCGGTCCTCGTCCGCGTCCACTCGGAGTGCCTGACGGGGGACGTCTTCGGTTCTCTCCGCTGCGACTGCGGCGAGCAGATGCGGGCCGCGCTCGCCCGGATCGGGCGCGAAGGGCGCGGGGTCTTCCTCTACATGAGGCAGGAGGGGAGGGGGATCGGGCTCAAGGAGAAGGTGCGCGCGTATCACTTGCAGGATAAAGGGTTCGACACGGTCGAGGCGAACGAGAAGCTCGGGTTCCCGCCGGACCTCCGGAACTACGGTTTCGGCGCGCAGATCCTCCGGCGTCTCGGGGTCCGCAAGATCCGTCTTCTCACGAACAACCCGCGGAAGATCGTCGGCCTTCAGGCGTACGGGCTCGAGGTGGTGGAGAGGCTCCCGATCGAGATCGAGCCGAACGATCTGAACCGGCGCTATCTTCAAGCGAAAAAGACGAAGCTGGGGCATCTCTTGGACTCCGCCGGCGAGGCGGGGGCGAAGAGCGCGAGCCCTGGATGA
- a CDS encoding BamA/TamA family outer membrane protein: MVHSGGSWFRSGRYRPRWLEKDLEQVIHRYGNLGHLEARVAEKQVTWSGDRRTVDIRVVLDEGARTILDSIRLEGLPDIPAEEILARLSLAEGKAYNRELLSRDRARIQTLLAERGYAEASVEEEETIEGARARLLFRVDPGPRVWVGAITVAGTETTREHFVRRELVFREGDWFRRGSLLDSRDRIFRTGFYANVAIFREPLTEENTVPIRVEVREKNVRSFGFGGGFGTEDRFRASLDWSNRNWLRSGKRLAFEVVFSDLYSDRPIEQKHEVSLIEPWMFRTRTVGLWKVSHERLNIENFTIREEGTADRVVARYRLNETTASFSLSREFSRIAKGSVVYSFEYAEAADPTEPVDPELLEPDVTRSLGIVLERDGRDHLLDPSRGTRAHANVELAGSVLGGDNELVKGVFGGTAYRKLGERVVLAGRLQAGSIRSLAGDGALPDYKRFRSGGANTIRGYREDTIGPGNHLLLSSVELRLRLFWRLGCVLFADGGNAWEDLGRIRGNDWRVRAAESEVAVDDFRYGVGAGIRLYTPVGPLRMDYGRKVKPRITETGKRESDSVLHFSIGQAF, from the coding sequence ATGGTGCACAGCGGGGGAAGCTGGTTCCGCTCCGGGCGGTACCGGCCGCGCTGGCTCGAGAAGGACTTGGAGCAGGTCATCCACCGCTACGGAAACCTGGGCCACCTCGAGGCGCGGGTCGCGGAGAAGCAGGTGACCTGGAGCGGCGACCGCCGCACCGTCGACATCCGCGTCGTGCTCGACGAAGGAGCTCGGACGATCCTCGATTCGATTCGACTCGAAGGGCTTCCCGACATTCCGGCGGAGGAGATCCTCGCGCGCCTCTCTCTCGCCGAGGGAAAGGCGTACAACCGGGAGCTTCTCAGCCGAGACCGCGCCCGTATCCAGACGCTTCTCGCCGAACGCGGCTATGCAGAGGCGAGCGTCGAGGAGGAGGAGACGATCGAGGGAGCGCGAGCGCGCCTTCTCTTCCGCGTCGATCCGGGACCCCGCGTTTGGGTCGGTGCGATCACCGTCGCCGGAACCGAAACGACGCGGGAGCACTTCGTGCGCCGAGAGCTGGTCTTTCGGGAGGGGGATTGGTTTCGGCGGGGGAGCCTCCTCGACAGCCGCGACCGGATCTTCCGGACCGGGTTCTATGCGAACGTCGCGATCTTCCGCGAGCCGCTCACCGAGGAGAACACGGTCCCGATCCGGGTCGAAGTGCGAGAGAAGAACGTCCGCTCGTTCGGGTTTGGAGGCGGCTTCGGAACGGAGGATCGCTTCCGAGCGTCGCTCGACTGGAGCAACCGGAACTGGCTTCGCAGCGGCAAGCGTCTCGCCTTCGAGGTGGTCTTCTCCGACCTCTACTCGGACCGGCCGATCGAGCAAAAACACGAGGTCAGCTTGATCGAACCGTGGATGTTTCGCACGCGGACCGTCGGCCTCTGGAAAGTGTCCCACGAGCGTTTGAACATCGAGAACTTCACGATCCGGGAGGAGGGGACGGCGGACCGCGTGGTCGCGCGCTATCGATTGAACGAGACGACCGCGAGCTTCTCCCTTTCGAGGGAGTTCAGCCGGATCGCGAAGGGATCGGTGGTCTACTCCTTCGAGTACGCCGAGGCGGCGGATCCGACCGAACCGGTCGACCCGGAGCTCCTCGAGCCGGACGTGACCCGAAGCCTCGGGATCGTGTTGGAGCGGGACGGACGCGATCACCTTCTCGACCCGTCGCGCGGAACGCGCGCTCACGCGAACGTCGAGCTCGCCGGGAGCGTGCTCGGCGGGGACAATGAGCTCGTCAAGGGGGTGTTTGGCGGAACCGCCTATCGGAAGCTCGGCGAGAGGGTCGTTCTCGCGGGACGCCTGCAGGCCGGGTCGATCCGCTCTCTCGCCGGGGACGGCGCGCTCCCCGACTACAAGCGCTTCCGTTCCGGCGGCGCGAACACGATCCGGGGCTACCGAGAGGACACGATCGGTCCGGGGAACCATCTGCTTCTGTCCAGCGTCGAGCTCCGGCTCCGGCTCTTCTGGCGCCTGGGATGCGTTCTTTTCGCGGACGGAGGAAACGCCTGGGAGGATCTGGGCAGAATCCGCGGGAACGACTGGCGCGTTCGCGCGGCCGAGTCGGAGGTCGCCGTCGACGATTTCCGCTACGGCGTCGGCGCGGGCATCCGTCTCTACACGCCGGTCGGGCCGCTTCGGATGGACTACGGGCGCAAGGTGAAGCCGCGCATCACCGAAACGGGGAAGCGCGAATCGGATTCGGTCCTACACTTCAGCATCGGGCAGGCGTTCTGA
- a CDS encoding translocation/assembly module TamB domain-containing protein: protein MAQGRKILHTAIVAVLLIGGLAVVGTLRRSYIAETAHGTLERKVSGALGADVRIGRLGGPIVSGIVLENVTVRTEGGTEIRLARVEARYSPWELVRAPRMLRELRVERPRVRIVRGEGEGERAGTRFPALPVGAERVVIEGGEIEDRAFTADGLALEGSLRPEGGSAHLAIDSLRAAIALPSRRPIPLRAEGTAVLGPAEACSLRIAIEAAGSLVRLAGDFALLSPVRGEGEVAFSPLDAGELLRSLGAADEVEESRWEGSLRFDGTPGALAFELQASGALRGLPIENLRARGRLQERRIELASLRAETNGAAIEGEGFLDLANGGESRIALSFTHIDPARFVDALAERPPSDLNGSLLWTGSGQDLGSLKGRIALRLGESLAAGARVREASVAGNVVKGGVSIDESVVRMTAAEIRFGGFAGFDGALEGRVDASIPSLGEFRAWSGLDSLAGSARASVRVGGSAARIRAEGSLEVADGAVGPLGFRDLVLDGWVSNQSGKLEGRFAAIVREGSVGDRAFDSTTATVRIEEATLRLEEMIASRGTWEIRTSGLLAREGTSELLLLEETALLHEDTVLVEPERLAVRRERGSIVLEPVRFAFGGGFVSARATRDEKGAIDAELRVEHAACGRLAGFLPVPAELLASLDLEAAYSKSDNAREASLRFRSRPPGTPDFPFVEVEGAARLLGADVFIDSALARGLGGESTLRAEGVIRGLGGGEESLSLAFRAGGLPMRDLRFLSEGLDDLEGNLDAEIRIEGAIRRPTIDAVLSAEGMSFRGYPLGAVFADSARLDEDGLSFSLRFDSNRGEANRARGRIPLRVSFHPASVVFPESEPIEIELRVPRGDLRSLALLAGRGDEAIGEFSLDGRFSGTRANPKLDGVFEIRDGLIFPAGMSLSLDRVNARCLLDEGFLTITSFEARSGDRGRLNAWGTIDLVGFLPAAYEVRFHASEYDVVLADEVEMTFDGDLLLVPDPAILKRPVPHVSGEISVRGALIGTEFGSEAEGAPSILDATDDPEWTCDVVLHVPRNLWIRNNLVDIELEGEAAVRRSDQGLGALGRFEILRGSYYIYPNEFRIETGEISLANPDDLREATIDITARTEVMGEKIRIRAYGTAEDLRVEPTSESGYTEGEILAMLALRARPEEEVRSGDVLSSWARTLAGRVSREMTRGLGDIGTIEIGTSEELPELRYGNYVSSDLYVGFSQKIDTGFYRPEKERSPTREYLAIPDREVRVEYRVRRSLLVEGEVGTLRNGNRFLNLDLKVRVPY, encoded by the coding sequence ATGGCGCAAGGTCGAAAGATTCTTCATACGGCAATCGTCGCGGTCCTTCTGATCGGAGGGCTCGCCGTCGTCGGGACGCTTCGCCGCTCGTACATCGCCGAGACGGCGCATGGGACCCTCGAGCGCAAGGTCTCGGGGGCGCTCGGCGCCGACGTGCGGATCGGGCGGCTCGGGGGTCCCATCGTGAGCGGGATCGTCCTCGAGAACGTCACGGTGCGGACGGAGGGAGGAACCGAAATCCGCCTCGCCCGCGTCGAGGCGCGCTACTCCCCGTGGGAGCTCGTCCGCGCGCCGCGGATGCTGCGGGAGCTCCGCGTCGAGCGGCCGCGCGTCCGCATCGTCCGCGGCGAAGGCGAGGGCGAGCGGGCGGGAACTCGGTTTCCTGCGCTCCCCGTCGGCGCCGAACGCGTCGTCATCGAGGGCGGGGAGATCGAGGACCGTGCCTTCACGGCGGACGGCCTTGCGCTCGAGGGGTCCCTTCGCCCGGAGGGAGGGAGCGCGCATCTCGCGATCGATTCTCTCCGCGCGGCGATCGCCCTCCCCTCGCGGCGACCGATCCCGCTTCGCGCGGAGGGGACGGCGGTCCTCGGGCCCGCTGAGGCCTGCTCGCTTCGGATCGCGATCGAAGCCGCGGGAAGTCTCGTCCGCCTCGCGGGTGACTTCGCGCTCCTTTCTCCCGTTCGCGGGGAAGGCGAGGTCGCTTTCTCGCCGCTCGACGCGGGGGAGCTTCTCCGTTCGCTGGGGGCGGCCGACGAGGTCGAGGAGAGCCGCTGGGAAGGGAGCCTTCGGTTCGATGGAACGCCGGGCGCGCTCGCGTTCGAGCTGCAGGCATCGGGAGCGCTGCGCGGCCTCCCCATCGAGAACCTGCGCGCGAGGGGAAGGCTTCAAGAACGACGCATCGAGCTCGCGAGCTTGCGCGCGGAGACGAACGGCGCCGCGATCGAGGGGGAAGGGTTCCTCGACCTCGCGAACGGCGGGGAAAGCCGGATCGCGCTCTCCTTCACGCACATCGATCCGGCCCGTTTCGTGGACGCGCTTGCGGAACGCCCCCCGTCGGATCTCAACGGATCCTTGCTCTGGACCGGGAGCGGGCAGGATCTCGGGAGCCTCAAGGGCCGGATCGCGCTTCGTCTTGGAGAATCCCTCGCCGCGGGCGCGCGCGTGAGGGAAGCGAGCGTCGCGGGGAACGTCGTGAAGGGGGGGGTCTCGATCGACGAGAGCGTCGTCCGGATGACCGCGGCGGAGATCCGCTTCGGCGGGTTCGCCGGCTTCGACGGCGCGCTCGAGGGGCGGGTCGATGCGTCGATCCCCTCGCTCGGCGAGTTCCGCGCGTGGTCGGGGCTCGATTCTCTCGCCGGCTCGGCGCGCGCCTCCGTTCGAGTGGGGGGGAGCGCGGCGAGGATCCGCGCAGAGGGCTCTCTCGAGGTTGCGGACGGAGCGGTCGGCCCGCTCGGCTTCCGCGATCTCGTCTTGGACGGGTGGGTGTCGAACCAAAGCGGGAAGCTCGAGGGACGGTTCGCGGCGATCGTGCGCGAGGGATCCGTGGGGGATCGAGCCTTCGACTCGACGACGGCGACGGTCCGAATCGAAGAGGCGACGCTCCGCCTCGAGGAGATGATCGCCTCACGGGGAACGTGGGAGATCCGCACCTCGGGTCTTTTGGCGCGCGAAGGAACATCCGAGCTTCTCCTTCTGGAGGAGACGGCCCTGCTTCATGAGGACACGGTCCTCGTCGAGCCGGAACGCCTCGCCGTGCGAAGAGAGAGAGGATCGATCGTTCTTGAGCCGGTTCGCTTCGCGTTCGGCGGGGGCTTCGTCTCCGCGCGCGCGACGAGGGACGAGAAGGGGGCGATCGACGCGGAGCTCCGGGTGGAACACGCGGCGTGCGGCCGCCTCGCCGGCTTTCTTCCCGTGCCGGCGGAGCTTCTCGCATCGCTCGACCTCGAAGCGGCCTACTCGAAGTCGGACAACGCGCGCGAGGCTTCGCTCCGCTTCCGTTCGCGTCCACCCGGAACTCCCGATTTCCCGTTCGTCGAGGTCGAGGGGGCGGCGCGGCTCCTCGGGGCGGATGTCTTCATCGACTCGGCTCTCGCGCGAGGGTTGGGCGGGGAATCGACCCTCCGCGCCGAGGGGGTGATTCGCGGGCTGGGCGGCGGCGAGGAGAGCCTTTCGCTCGCGTTTCGGGCGGGCGGGCTTCCGATGCGCGATCTCCGTTTTCTATCGGAGGGACTTGATGACCTGGAAGGAAACCTCGACGCGGAAATCCGGATCGAGGGCGCGATCCGACGCCCAACGATCGATGCGGTTCTCTCGGCCGAGGGGATGTCCTTCCGCGGGTACCCGCTCGGCGCGGTCTTCGCCGACTCGGCGCGACTCGATGAGGACGGTCTTTCCTTCTCGCTCCGGTTCGACTCGAATCGAGGCGAGGCGAACCGGGCGCGAGGGCGCATCCCGCTGCGGGTCTCGTTCCATCCGGCGTCGGTCGTGTTTCCGGAGAGCGAGCCGATTGAGATCGAGCTTCGCGTTCCCCGCGGGGACCTTCGATCGCTCGCGCTTCTCGCGGGACGCGGGGACGAGGCGATCGGCGAGTTCTCGCTCGATGGGAGGTTCTCGGGTACGCGCGCGAACCCGAAGCTGGACGGCGTGTTCGAGATCCGCGACGGGCTCATCTTTCCTGCGGGGATGTCCCTCTCGCTCGACCGCGTGAACGCCCGCTGCCTTCTCGACGAGGGTTTCCTCACGATCACGTCCTTCGAGGCCCGGTCGGGGGATCGGGGGCGCTTGAACGCATGGGGGACGATCGATCTGGTCGGGTTCCTGCCGGCGGCCTACGAGGTCCGATTCCACGCGAGCGAGTACGACGTCGTTCTGGCCGACGAGGTGGAGATGACGTTCGACGGGGATCTTCTTCTCGTTCCCGATCCCGCGATCCTCAAGAGGCCCGTTCCCCACGTCTCGGGGGAGATCTCCGTTCGGGGAGCGCTCATCGGGACCGAGTTCGGCTCGGAGGCCGAGGGGGCCCCGTCGATCCTCGATGCGACGGACGACCCGGAATGGACCTGCGACGTGGTCCTGCACGTGCCTCGAAACCTTTGGATACGAAACAACCTCGTGGATATCGAGCTCGAGGGAGAGGCCGCGGTGCGGCGCTCCGATCAGGGCCTCGGCGCGCTCGGACGGTTCGAGATCTTGCGGGGGAGCTACTACATCTATCCGAACGAGTTCCGTATCGAGACGGGAGAGATCAGCCTCGCCAACCCGGACGACCTTCGCGAGGCGACGATCGACATCACCGCCCGAACGGAGGTGATGGGAGAGAAGATCCGCATCCGGGCGTACGGCACGGCGGAGGATCTCCGCGTGGAGCCGACGTCCGAATCCGGCTACACGGAAGGGGAGATTCTCGCCATGCTCGCCCTCCGCGCGCGCCCGGAGGAGGAGGTCCGCTCGGGCGACGTCCTCTCCTCGTGGGCCCGGACGCTCGCCGGCCGCGTGAGCCGAGAGATGACGCGCGGGCTCGGCGACATCGGAACGATCGAGATCGGGACGAGCGAGGAGCTTCCGGAGCTTCGCTACGGGAACTACGTATCGAGCGACCTCTACGTCGGCTTCTCGCAGAAGATCGATACGGGGTTCTATCGTCCCGAGAAAGAGAGAAGCCCGACGCGTGAGTATCTCGCGATTCCGGATCGCGAGGTCCGCGTCGAGTATCGGGTCCGCCGCTCGCTCCTCGTCGAGGGCGAGGTGGGAACGCTTCGCAACGGAAACCGCTTCTTGAACCTCGACCTCAAGGTGCGCGTCCCTTACTAA
- a CDS encoding riboflavin synthase → MFTGLIEEVGRIRRTARRGGALRLEIEASFGEGLAIGESVAVSGVCLTVHEKGPGFFRADVVRETVERTYLGRLREGAPVNLERALRAGDRLGGHIVQGHVDGVGTIVSLRDEGEGKRMTIRHPDGLARYFVSKGSVALDGASLTIAAAKNGLLEVALVPFTLERTVFGRKRRGDPVHVEADVIGKYVERMARPESRARKRLWENGDA, encoded by the coding sequence ATGTTCACCGGCCTCATCGAGGAGGTGGGACGCATCCGCCGCACGGCGCGGCGGGGCGGCGCCCTCCGCCTGGAGATCGAGGCCTCGTTCGGCGAAGGCCTCGCGATCGGCGAATCGGTCGCGGTGAGCGGCGTCTGCCTCACGGTGCACGAGAAGGGTCCCGGCTTCTTTCGGGCGGACGTCGTGCGGGAGACGGTCGAGCGCACCTATCTCGGAAGGCTCCGCGAGGGGGCCCCGGTCAATCTCGAGCGCGCTCTCCGCGCGGGAGACCGTCTTGGAGGCCACATCGTGCAGGGACACGTCGACGGCGTCGGAACGATCGTCTCGCTCCGCGACGAGGGAGAAGGGAAGCGGATGACGATCCGCCACCCGGACGGCCTCGCGAGATACTTCGTGTCGAAAGGTTCGGTCGCCCTCGACGGAGCGAGCCTCACGATCGCCGCGGCAAAGAACGGTCTTCTCGAGGTCGCCCTCGTCCCCTTCACCCTCGAAAGGACCGTGTTCGGACGGAAGCGCCGGGGGGATCCGGTGCATGTGGAAGCGGACGTGATCGGCAAGTACGTTGAACGGATGGCGCGGCCCGAGAGCCGCGCCCGGAAACGTTTGTGGGAGAACGGCGATGCGTGA
- the ribD gene encoding bifunctional diaminohydroxyphosphoribosylaminopyrimidine deaminase/5-amino-6-(5-phosphoribosylamino)uracil reductase RibD — MGGNARTRSFGTTGGSATSPWMNEALRLARKGRGTTSPNPMVGAVVVRSGRIVGRGYHRRAGGPHAEVFALEEAGPRARGADLYVTLEPCCHQGRTGPCTERIRAAGIARVQAAILDPAPQVNGRGVRILRRAGIPVAVGDGAAEASRLNEAYLLRVALRRPWVDLKMAATLDGKTADARGRSRWITGEEARLRVHELRWGTDAVLVGAGTVRADDPLLTARLGKRTREPLRVVLDGDLRLRVGARVLAAGDPSRVRIFAARGAPAAKRRALETRGAVVRTLPALASGRVSLLRVLRALAAEGVNRVLVEGGSTVAGGFLREGLVDRLHLFLAPKAIGRGKGLFESLGSIPLERALRFSIEETRRAGEDLEIRLVRSE, encoded by the coding sequence ATGGGTGGAAATGCGCGCACGAGAAGCTTCGGTACTACCGGAGGATCGGCGACGAGCCCCTGGATGAACGAAGCGCTTCGGCTCGCGCGAAAGGGGCGCGGGACGACCTCCCCGAACCCGATGGTCGGCGCGGTCGTGGTCCGGAGCGGGCGGATCGTGGGGCGCGGCTATCACCGGCGCGCGGGAGGCCCGCACGCGGAAGTCTTCGCCCTCGAGGAGGCCGGTCCGCGCGCGCGCGGGGCGGATCTCTACGTGACGCTCGAGCCGTGCTGCCACCAGGGGCGGACCGGCCCGTGCACAGAGAGGATTCGCGCGGCGGGGATCGCGCGCGTCCAAGCCGCGATCCTCGATCCGGCGCCGCAGGTGAACGGCCGCGGCGTTCGCATTCTTCGGAGGGCGGGGATTCCGGTCGCGGTCGGCGACGGAGCGGCGGAAGCTTCACGGCTCAACGAAGCGTATCTTCTTCGCGTCGCCCTGAGACGGCCTTGGGTCGACCTCAAGATGGCGGCGACGCTCGACGGGAAGACGGCGGACGCGCGCGGGCGGTCGCGGTGGATCACGGGCGAGGAGGCCCGCCTGCGCGTCCACGAGCTCCGCTGGGGAACGGACGCGGTCCTCGTCGGCGCGGGCACCGTGCGCGCCGACGATCCTCTTCTCACCGCGCGGCTCGGAAAGAGAACGCGCGAGCCGCTCCGCGTGGTGCTGGACGGCGATCTCCGGCTCCGCGTCGGAGCGCGTGTTCTCGCAGCGGGCGATCCCTCGCGCGTCCGGATCTTCGCGGCGAGGGGCGCGCCGGCGGCGAAGAGGCGGGCGCTGGAAACGCGCGGCGCGGTCGTTCGGACCCTCCCGGCGCTCGCCTCGGGTCGCGTTTCTCTCCTCCGCGTCCTTCGGGCGCTCGCGGCGGAGGGGGTGAACCGAGTGCTGGTCGAGGGGGGGAGCACGGTCGCGGGCGGCTTTCTCCGCGAGGGGCTCGTCGATCGCCTGCATCTCTTCCTCGCGCCCAAGGCGATCGGACGAGGCAAGGGTCTCTTCGAAAGCCTCGGTTCGATTCCGCTCGAGCGCGCTCTCCGCTTCTCGATCGAGGAGACGAGGCGCGCGGGGGAGGATCTCGAGATTCGCCTCGTGAGGAGTGAGTGA
- a CDS encoding UvrD-helicase domain-containing protein: MSKDALEKDLNPEQLEAVRHEGGPLLVLAGAGSGKTRVLTHRFARLAGAGGVPPGRILAVTFTNKAAGEMRERIEKLIGPLPYRLWVGTFHSIGVRILRRSGEALGIRSDFAILDAEDQRRLVKAVCREQGLDPSAERVESALATIRRRKGCFPREEGENRRGRRASDGDFLFPFYESALRRLNALDFDDLLAWPVRLFLEREDVLRLHASRFEHVLVDEFQDTNRIQNEMIRLLSSVHGNVCAVGDDDQSIYGWRGADVGNILRFEESFPGARVIRLERNYRSTSAILEAAHAVIRNNRGRRGKKLWTERKGGEPVGLFRLRSEREEGLFIAEDVGARLRAGLGRPGDFAVFYRTNAQSRAIEDAFRALAIPYTIVGGTRFYERKEVKDVLAYLRLLVNRRDDLSFERVLNVPPRGIGERTRERLKAFAAAHGLPLLDACERAGAIDGLAKRGADLLEEFARRLARFRRRSEEAAPHVAAREIVEELGLDAMHEEKDELRGEARAENVREFISAIADYEARNPEGTLADFLGEVSLLTDLDSWEESRDAVTLMTLHNSKGLEFRRVYIAGVEEGLLPHLLSTERDEHVEEERRLFYVGLTRAKDRVTLTHASSRLRFGEIAPCSSSRFLEEIPSHMIDGHRLAGKGSARARTNRSDRDTSEEVFPEYENESQEAVPFRAGDRIRHAVWGEGRVTGVQGCGADTKLTIRFAPGFSKKILVRFASIERIGR, translated from the coding sequence ATGAGCAAGGACGCCCTCGAGAAGGACCTGAACCCCGAGCAGCTCGAGGCGGTGCGCCACGAGGGAGGGCCCCTTCTCGTTCTCGCGGGGGCGGGGAGCGGAAAGACCCGTGTCCTTACGCATCGCTTCGCTCGCCTCGCCGGCGCCGGCGGAGTCCCGCCGGGACGCATCCTCGCGGTGACGTTCACGAACAAAGCGGCGGGGGAGATGCGCGAGCGGATCGAGAAGCTCATCGGCCCGCTCCCCTATCGTCTTTGGGTCGGGACGTTCCACTCGATCGGGGTTCGGATTCTCCGGCGAAGCGGCGAGGCGCTCGGCATTCGTTCCGACTTCGCGATCCTGGACGCGGAGGATCAAAGGCGGCTCGTGAAAGCGGTCTGCCGGGAGCAGGGACTCGATCCGAGCGCCGAGCGCGTGGAGAGCGCCCTCGCGACGATCCGAAGGCGAAAGGGGTGCTTCCCTCGGGAAGAAGGGGAGAACCGGAGGGGCAGGCGCGCGTCGGACGGGGATTTCCTCTTCCCTTTCTACGAGTCGGCCCTCAGGCGCCTGAATGCTTTGGACTTCGATGATCTCCTCGCGTGGCCGGTCCGGCTCTTCCTCGAAAGAGAGGACGTGCTCCGCCTTCACGCCTCCCGCTTCGAGCACGTGCTCGTCGACGAGTTCCAGGACACGAATCGGATCCAGAACGAGATGATCCGGCTTCTCTCCTCGGTTCACGGGAACGTCTGCGCGGTCGGGGACGACGATCAATCGATCTACGGATGGAGGGGGGCGGATGTCGGGAACATCCTTCGGTTCGAGGAGAGCTTCCCCGGGGCGCGCGTGATCCGCCTCGAGAGGAACTATCGGTCGACCTCGGCGATCTTGGAGGCGGCGCACGCGGTCATCCGGAACAACCGCGGGCGGCGCGGAAAGAAGCTTTGGACCGAAAGGAAGGGGGGAGAGCCGGTCGGGCTCTTCCGCCTCCGGAGCGAGCGGGAGGAGGGGCTTTTCATCGCGGAGGATGTGGGGGCGCGCCTCCGCGCGGGACTCGGCCGGCCCGGCGACTTCGCGGTCTTCTACCGGACGAACGCGCAGTCGCGCGCGATCGAGGACGCGTTTCGCGCCCTCGCCATTCCGTACACGATCGTGGGCGGAACGCGTTTCTACGAGCGGAAGGAAGTGAAGGACGTTCTCGCCTACCTCCGCCTCCTCGTGAACCGGAGGGACGACCTCTCTTTCGAACGGGTGCTGAACGTCCCGCCTCGCGGCATCGGCGAGAGAACGCGCGAACGATTGAAGGCGTTCGCGGCGGCTCACGGGCTTCCCCTTCTCGATGCGTGCGAGCGCGCCGGCGCGATCGACGGGCTCGCGAAGCGCGGGGCGGATCTTCTCGAGGAGTTCGCGCGGCGGCTCGCCCGTTTCCGGAGGAGAAGCGAGGAGGCGGCGCCCCACGTCGCGGCGCGGGAGATCGTCGAGGAACTCGGTCTCGACGCGATGCACGAGGAGAAGGACGAGCTTCGTGGGGAAGCGCGCGCGGAGAACGTGCGCGAGTTCATCTCGGCGATCGCCGACTACGAGGCGCGGAATCCCGAGGGGACGCTCGCCGACTTTCTTGGCGAGGTCTCGCTCCTCACCGATCTCGACTCGTGGGAGGAGAGCCGGGACGCGGTCACCCTCATGACGCTTCATAACTCAAAGGGTCTCGAGTTTCGCCGCGTCTACATTGCGGGGGTCGAGGAAGGGCTCCTTCCGCATCTCCTCTCGACCGAGCGGGACGAGCACGTGGAGGAGGAGCGGAGGCTATTCTATGTCGGCCTCACGCGCGCGAAGGACCGGGTCACGCTCACGCACGCGTCGAGCCGCCTTCGATTCGGGGAGATCGCTCCGTGTTCCTCCTCGCGCTTCCTCGAGGAGATCCCGTCCCACATGATCGACGGGCACCGGCTCGCCGGCAAAGGAAGCGCGCGCGCCCGGACGAATCGCAGCGATCGCGACACGAGCGAAGAGGTCTTTCCCGAGTACGAGAACGAGTCGCAGGAGGCGGTTCCGTTCCGGGCCGGCGACCGGATCCGGCACGCCGTCTGGGGGGAGGGGCGGGTCACGGGCGTCCAAGGATGCGGGGCCGACACGAAGCTCACGATTCGGTTCGCGCCGGGGTTCTCGAAGAAGATCCTCGTCCGCTTCGCGAGTATCGAGAGGATCGGGCGGTGA